A stretch of DNA from Syntrophobacterales bacterium:
ATCGGCCGGACGAAAGTCATTTGTGGTAATTTACTTGACAGTTGCCGTCAAATAAGTGTTAGAAATCCGGAAGAGAAGGGGCAATATGTTCCCCTTGAATAAACAATGACGTTTTTGCGCCTTAGGGAGGGAATAAATGCAGTTGCCTGAAATGAGCCTGTGCCGTCAGAAGTTTTCTCGTGAAGCCATTACAAATCCCGCTGAGGCAATGGACGAGACGATCCGCTCAAGCTGGCTGCCGGGAAAAATCAAGCCCGGGCAGACGGTGGCGATAACCGGAGGCAGCAGGGGCATCGCTTCGATCGATGTGCTGATGAGGGCGCTTGTTGGGTCCATAAAAGAGATTGGGGCCAAGCCATTTGTGGTAAACGCGATGGGAAGCCACGGCGGCGCGACCGCCAGGGGGCAGCTTGCAATACTGGAATCGCTCGGGATAACAGAGTCATCTGTCGGCTGCCCGGTAATAGTCAGTATGGATGTTGACATAATGGGCGAGTTGGGGGATGGCTTTCCGGTTTTCTGCGATCGCAGCGCGGCCGGCGCCGACCATATCATCGTGATGAACCGGATCAAGGCGCATACGGCGGTGACCGGTCCGGTCCAGAGCGGACTCTGCAAGATGTGCGCAATCGGTTTGGGAAAAATCAATGGCGCCTCTCGCCTGCACCGTTACGGCCCGTCGCGGATGGGAGAGATGATCCCGACGGTTGCCTCGTTCCTTGCGACCCGTGCGCCGATTGTTGCCGGGATTGGAATAGTCGAGAATGCCTACGGAGAAGTCGCCAGGCTGGAGCTGGTCCATCCGGAGGATTTTCCGGCCGCCGATGCCCGTCTTCTAAAAGAGGCTTCGCACCTTAAAGCAGGGGTGCCTGTTTCAGAGCTTGATCTCCTTGTTGTTGAAGAAATGGGGAAAAAATACAGCGGCACCGGCATGGACCCCAATGTGATCGGGCGGTGGCGCATTGCCGGAGAAGCAGAGCCCCGCTTTCCCGGAATCGGGAGGATCGTCGTTCTCGCACTGGAACCTTCGTCTCAGGGAAATGCCCAGGGGGTTGGTCTTGCCGATCTGATAACCGAAAGGCTTTTTAAGGATATTGATCTTGCCGTGACTTATAAGAACACCCTTACTTCGACCTACCTCCAGCGCGGGATGATCCCGATCATTGGCGGCAGCGACCGGGAAACCATAGACAAGGCGCTTTCCACGCTTCCGCCTTTGACGGAGGAGCAAACACGGATTGCCTGGATAAAAAACACAAGTCATTTGGAAGAGCTTGCCCTTTCCGCGGGGGCGCTTGCCCAGTATGACGCCGAATGTAAGCATAACGTTCAAAATGCAAAACTCGAGACAATCGGCAAATGCGAGTGGAAATTTGACGACAAAGGCGCACTGATGCCTTGGGATTAAACAGCCGCGTCTTTTGCCGCAGGCGCGACAAGTCAGCCGTTCTTTGACTTTTCTATCTAACATCCGTATGTATCCGGCGAAAATGCGATCGTTGAGAGCAAAAAAATACTGGAGGTAAAAATGCACGCAAAAAACAACTGTCCGCCCCTGACGCTTTCCCCGGGAGAAAAGCTTTATGGTTTTAAGATACTGCGCGTCGAGCAGATCCCGGAGATCATGGTTTCTGCCTATGAAATAGAGCATGAAAAAACCGGGGCGAAACTGCTGCATCTGCATTCCGCTGATCGGGAAAACCTCTTTTCTATCGGGTTCCGGACGCCGCCCCGGGATTCCCGAGGCGTTCCCCACATCCTGGAGCACTCCGTCCTGGCGGGCTCCGAGCGCTATCCGCTGAAGGATGTCTTCAACGAACTGGTGCGCGGGACGCTCCAGACCTTCATTAATGCCTTCACCTATCCGGACAAGACGATCTATCCGGTTGCCAGCCTGGAGAGACGGGATTTTTTCAACCTGGCGCGGGTTTATGCCGATCTGGTTCTACGACCCCGGCTTTTGCGGGAAACCTTCCTTCAGGAGGGGCATCATTACGAGTTCAATGAAAGCGGGGAATTGACCATCTCGGGAATTGTTTACAACGAGATGAAGGGGGCCTATTCCTCTCCGGAAACCCTTATGTACAATGCCATTCTGGAGAATCTCTTTCCCGACGTCCCCTACGCCCATGACTCCGGGGGAAATCCGGAATGCATTCCCGATCTTTCCTACGAGCAGTTTCGCGAGTTCCACCGTACCTACTATTCGCCGACCAACGCCCGCTTCTTTTTGTACGGGGACATTCCGACTGCGGAACACCTCGCCTTTCTTGCGGAGATTTTAAAAGGTTTTGAGCGGGTCGAGCTTAACTCCTCCATTTCTCTTCAGCCCCGCTGGAAGGCGCCCCGGCGGATTCACAACTTTTTCCCTATTGATAAGGATGAATCGGGAAAGGGTAAAAGCACGGTCAATATGGCCTGGATGACGGCGGAAAACACATCCAGCGAGACGGCGATGCTGCTTGCGATTATCGGCGATCTCCTCGCCGGAAGCGCCGCTTCTCCGTTGCGCAAGGCTCTGATAGACTCCGGACTTGGCGAAGATCTGTCGCCGGTCACGGGCTTGGAGCGGGATCTGCAGCAGATCGTTTTTGCCGTCGGTCTAAGGGGAACGGAGCCGGAGCGGGAGGGTCAAATAGAGCAGCTTATTCTCGAGACGCTCCAAAATACCGTGGAAAAGGGATTCGACTCGGAGTTGATTGAGGGGACGCTTCACCAGGTGGAATTCCATGGCCGGGAGATAACCCGGAAGAACTTTCCGTATGGAATTGTCTTAATGGGACGGGCTTACCACACCTGGCTCTATGATGGCGACCCGCTGACGGATATGAATTTCCCGCGGATCATCAGTTCAATCCGTTCGCAGTGGGAAAAGGATCCCGCCCTTTTCCAGAGAGCGGTTCGGGAATGGCTGTTGGAAAACCCGCACCGGCTTGTGTCGGTAATGGAGCCAAGCTCAGCGTATCAGGAGGAAAAAGAGCAGAGGACTCGCCAACGGATGGCTAAGCTCCGGGCGTCTCTTTCCGAGGGGGAAAAGGAAACTATCCGTAAGGAATCGGAAATCTTGAAGAAGTTTCAGACCGAGCCGGACCGGCCGGAGGCGGCGGCAGCGCTTCCCCAATTGAAGATTGCCGATATCTCGCGACAAGTCGAGACAATTCCTACGGAAATGATTGATTTAAAAGGCGTTCCGCTGTTTCGCCACGACATCTTCACCAACGGCATCGCCTATCTCGATCTGGCCTTCGACGTCTCGGATATCCCGGAAGAGCTTCAGCCCTATCTGCCGCTCCTGGGCAAGCTGACGACGGAAATGGGGGCGGCAGGGCTTTCTTATGAGGCGATGGCAAAACGCATCGCGCTCTACACCGGGGGACTGGGCTTCAGCCTGATTGCCGGCGAGACCGCCGACGGAACCAAAAGCTGGCAGAAGATGATCTTGTCGGTAAAGGCGCTCTACCGCAACACAGACGAGGCTCTCGCGATTGTCCGGGATATCCTGACCAGGGGGGAACTCAGCGAAGTTGAGCGGATGAAGGAGTTGATTTTTGAAAAAAAGAACGGACTCCATTCGGCGGTCATTCCGTCCGGACACCTCTTCGCCCAGATGGCGGCGGCAACGAGCATCTCACTTTCGGCCCGGCGTTCCGAACAGTGGTACGGCCGGAGTCAGTTGCACACAATCACCGAAACGGCGAACCGTTATGGCGAGGATCGCGGGGAAATTGTTGACAAACTCGTGCGCCTCCGGGAGACGATCTTTACCAGCCGCCGACTTTTCTTGAATATGACGGCCGATCAACAGGGATTGGAGGGCCTCGGCACGGCGGCGGAGGCGCTGCTTTTCGCCCTTCCGGAGGGAAAAAAGCCGCTGGCAAAGAGAACCAAAAACAGCCGGTCTGTTCACGTCGGGGTCGCGATCCCGGCCGATGTCTGCTATGTGGCCTCGGCCTTTGCGGCGCCGCCCTATACGGACCAAATAGCGCCGCCGCTTTTCGTTCTGGCGAAGCAGCTCTCCAACGGCTTTTTGTACCGGCGGATCCGGGTGCAGGGAGGCGCTTACGGCGGTTTTTGCCGGTATGAGCCTTCCAGCGGCGTATTTGCCTTTCTTTCTTACCGCGACCCGCACTTGACCGAGACGCTGGATATCTACAAGGAGGCAATGGATTTTGTCAGCGAGAGTTCGATCCCCGGCGAGGAAGTGGAAAAAGCCATCATCGGCACAATCGGCGCCCTCGACCGTCCGCTTGATCCGGCAGGGAGGGGCTACACCGCGATGATCAGGGAGTTTTCCGGCCTGACGGATGCATTGCGCAGCAGTTTCCGGGAGAGGGTGCTGGGGGTTACAACCGCAGAGCTTCAGGCGGTAGCGAGCCGCTATTTTGCGGAGGCCGGAAAACGCGCGGTCGTTGCCGTCTTCGCGCCGGAAGAAAGGCTCCGGGCGGCAAACGAGGCACTTAAGGAAAAACTTGTTCTGGAGAAGCTTCCCTGAAAGGAGAAAAACGTGCGTCGGCAGACATGCTTTATGGCGATTCTGACAGCAGCCCTGCTCGTGATTGGTTGCGCGGGCTTACGGCTGCAGGCGCCTTCAGTGACGGTGGCCGACCTGCAGGTGGTCGAGGCAAGCCTGCTGGAGCAGCGCTTTGTTTTCAAGCTGCGGGTTCAGAATCCGAATGACCGGGAGATCCCCGTCCAAGGAATGAGTTTTGAGGTAACGATCAACGATGAGTTGTTTGCCAGAGGGGTGAGCAACAAAACCGCGACCTTGCCCCGTTTGAGCGAAACGATGATGGAAGTCGACGCGGTAAGCGATCTTTCAGCCATACTGCGTCAGATAGGGGCGCTGAGGCGGGACGGCAAAAGTTCCGCATCTTATCGCATCCGGGGTCGTCTTTTTACCGGGCTTCTCGTTGATCTTAATTTCGAGAATAGCGGGGTGCTGGATTTTCCCGTTCCCCCCGGCGATAAATAACGGCCGAGAGGAAATTCAGGAGGTCTTCGCCCTTCATTCGACAACGATTTTCCCCGGCGGAGTCGAGACAACCTCGCCGACAATTGCCGCATCGGGGATTCCCGCCTTATGCATTTCCGCAAGCAGTTCCGTTGCGCCGGCTTCCGGCAGAGAAATGAAAAGCCCCCCCGAGGTCTGCGGATCGAAGAGCAGATCGATGATCCAGGCGGGGCAGTTGGCCCCCTTTTCGATCTGCTGCTCGCGAAATTTGCGGTTTCGGATCAAACCGCCGGGAATGATTCCCGTTTCGATCAGCTCCTGAACGCCTTCAAAATACGGTATCGCTTTTGAGTATATTTTTATCCCTGTGTCGGTTCCCTCAATCATCTCCATGGTATGTCCCAGCAGGCCGAATCCGGTGATGTCCGTGCAGGCGTGGATGTCGTCTCTTTTTGCCATAAGTTCCGCCGCCTTCCGGTTGAGCTCCATCATCGCGGCGACGCTGCGTTTCTGCAAGGCGGAATCGGCAACCCCGCCTTTAACCGCGGTGCTGGCGATTCCGGAGCCAAGGGCCTTGGTCAGGATCAGGCGATCTCCGAGAATTGCC
This window harbors:
- a CDS encoding DUF362 domain-containing protein — its product is MQLPEMSLCRQKFSREAITNPAEAMDETIRSSWLPGKIKPGQTVAITGGSRGIASIDVLMRALVGSIKEIGAKPFVVNAMGSHGGATARGQLAILESLGITESSVGCPVIVSMDVDIMGELGDGFPVFCDRSAAGADHIIVMNRIKAHTAVTGPVQSGLCKMCAIGLGKINGASRLHRYGPSRMGEMIPTVASFLATRAPIVAGIGIVENAYGEVARLELVHPEDFPAADARLLKEASHLKAGVPVSELDLLVVEEMGKKYSGTGMDPNVIGRWRIAGEAEPRFPGIGRIVVLALEPSSQGNAQGVGLADLITERLFKDIDLAVTYKNTLTSTYLQRGMIPIIGGSDRETIDKALSTLPPLTEEQTRIAWIKNTSHLEELALSAGALAQYDAECKHNVQNAKLETIGKCEWKFDDKGALMPWD
- a CDS encoding insulinase family protein, which gives rise to MHAKNNCPPLTLSPGEKLYGFKILRVEQIPEIMVSAYEIEHEKTGAKLLHLHSADRENLFSIGFRTPPRDSRGVPHILEHSVLAGSERYPLKDVFNELVRGTLQTFINAFTYPDKTIYPVASLERRDFFNLARVYADLVLRPRLLRETFLQEGHHYEFNESGELTISGIVYNEMKGAYSSPETLMYNAILENLFPDVPYAHDSGGNPECIPDLSYEQFREFHRTYYSPTNARFFLYGDIPTAEHLAFLAEILKGFERVELNSSISLQPRWKAPRRIHNFFPIDKDESGKGKSTVNMAWMTAENTSSETAMLLAIIGDLLAGSAASPLRKALIDSGLGEDLSPVTGLERDLQQIVFAVGLRGTEPEREGQIEQLILETLQNTVEKGFDSELIEGTLHQVEFHGREITRKNFPYGIVLMGRAYHTWLYDGDPLTDMNFPRIISSIRSQWEKDPALFQRAVREWLLENPHRLVSVMEPSSAYQEEKEQRTRQRMAKLRASLSEGEKETIRKESEILKKFQTEPDRPEAAAALPQLKIADISRQVETIPTEMIDLKGVPLFRHDIFTNGIAYLDLAFDVSDIPEELQPYLPLLGKLTTEMGAAGLSYEAMAKRIALYTGGLGFSLIAGETADGTKSWQKMILSVKALYRNTDEALAIVRDILTRGELSEVERMKELIFEKKNGLHSAVIPSGHLFAQMAAATSISLSARRSEQWYGRSQLHTITETANRYGEDRGEIVDKLVRLRETIFTSRRLFLNMTADQQGLEGLGTAAEALLFALPEGKKPLAKRTKNSRSVHVGVAIPADVCYVASAFAAPPYTDQIAPPLFVLAKQLSNGFLYRRIRVQGGAYGGFCRYEPSSGVFAFLSYRDPHLTETLDIYKEAMDFVSESSIPGEEVEKAIIGTIGALDRPLDPAGRGYTAMIREFSGLTDALRSSFRERVLGVTTAELQAVASRYFAEAGKRAVVAVFAPEERLRAANEALKEKLVLEKLP
- the selD gene encoding selenide, water dikinase SelD, whose translation is MGPEDLHEALKDLPLITDPNLIIGMENADDAGVYRLRDDLAIIQTVDFFTPIVDDPYTFGRIAVTNALSDVYAMGGRPLTAMNIVCFPIGKMDISILREILRGGLDQMREAGVVLVGGHSVEDDEPKYGLSVTGIVHPDRVLANRGAILGDRLILTKALGSGIASTAVKGGVADSALQKRSVAAMMELNRKAAELMAKRDDIHACTDITGFGLLGHTMEMIEGTDTGIKIYSKAIPYFEGVQELIETGIIPGGLIRNRKFREQQIEKGANCPAWIIDLLFDPQTSGGLFISLPEAGATELLAEMHKAGIPDAAIVGEVVSTPPGKIVVE
- a CDS encoding LEA type 2 family protein codes for the protein MRRQTCFMAILTAALLVIGCAGLRLQAPSVTVADLQVVEASLLEQRFVFKLRVQNPNDREIPVQGMSFEVTINDELFARGVSNKTATLPRLSETMMEVDAVSDLSAILRQIGALRRDGKSSASYRIRGRLFTGLLVDLNFENSGVLDFPVPPGDK